A single genomic interval of Oleidesulfovibrio alaskensis DSM 16109 harbors:
- the ybgF gene encoding tol-pal system protein YbgF, whose protein sequence is MKNIAKALCATAAVIALGGCVQQKDLDLLEVRIAQQERHVDSLTRELNNASRQIDSVQPSQADLWAQVQTMRNDVALLQGQMDALLNTEDSLPEAMAQIKELRADADRMELALRQIESEFGLELEVLKRPAPAAPSANATRHNATVQNATRTLPAANATMAIPENDPVAAAVTTLPVATTRGKTPGNATGGAPAQIQPPQGNTTAQTAPKADPADMLYEQALASFKERNYQAAQRQWKEFATAFPAHAMVANAVFWQGECFYQMEDYARAVLAYQDVVTKHADSSKYLPAMLKQGISLIRLGKTKAGKIRLEEIIKKHPGTPEAKRAATVLKETK, encoded by the coding sequence ATGAAAAATATAGCAAAAGCCCTGTGTGCCACTGCTGCAGTCATTGCCTTGGGCGGCTGCGTGCAGCAAAAAGATCTCGACCTGCTGGAAGTACGCATAGCACAGCAGGAACGCCATGTGGATTCACTGACCAGAGAACTGAACAATGCATCAAGACAGATCGACTCCGTCCAGCCCAGTCAGGCTGACCTGTGGGCGCAGGTGCAGACCATGCGCAACGATGTCGCGTTGCTTCAGGGCCAGATGGATGCGTTGCTGAATACTGAAGACAGCCTGCCGGAAGCCATGGCCCAGATAAAAGAACTGCGGGCAGACGCAGACAGAATGGAACTGGCTTTGCGGCAGATAGAGTCAGAATTCGGGCTTGAGCTTGAAGTGCTCAAACGCCCCGCTCCGGCGGCTCCTTCTGCCAACGCCACCCGGCACAACGCCACAGTGCAAAATGCCACCCGCACGCTGCCGGCCGCCAACGCCACCATGGCAATACCTGAAAATGATCCCGTTGCCGCGGCAGTTACCACGCTGCCGGTAGCAACCACACGCGGCAAAACTCCCGGCAACGCCACAGGCGGTGCCCCGGCACAGATACAGCCCCCGCAGGGCAACACAACGGCACAGACTGCGCCGAAGGCGGATCCCGCCGATATGCTGTATGAGCAGGCTCTCGCCTCGTTCAAAGAGCGGAACTACCAGGCTGCGCAACGTCAATGGAAAGAATTTGCCACGGCTTTTCCCGCGCATGCCATGGTTGCCAACGCCGTATTCTGGCAGGGTGAATGCTTTTACCAGATGGAAGATTACGCGCGTGCCGTTCTGGCCTATCAGGACGTTGTGACCAAACACGCTGACAGCAGCAAATATTTGCCGGCCATGCTCAAACAGGGAATTTCACTGATCAGGCTGGGCAAAACCAAAGCCGGAAAAATCAGGCTGGAAGAAATCATCAAAAAGCATCCGGGGACGCCTGAAGCCAAACGGGCCGCAACGGTGCTGAAAGAAACCAAATAG
- a CDS encoding NIL domain-containing protein, whose amino-acid sequence MNDTQKAYRKNIHLTFPPQVSKEPVVCNLTRLFDLTFNILKAQITPRKEGYLTLELVGSQENCGKAIAYLKEHEIAVSPVDQRISRDEDSCMHCGMCTAICPVDALHMDWVARTVTFDTERCTACGLCTKVCPVRAMHVEVENGPW is encoded by the coding sequence ATGAATGACACTCAAAAAGCATACAGAAAAAATATCCACCTCACCTTTCCGCCGCAGGTTTCCAAAGAGCCTGTGGTTTGCAACCTGACACGGTTGTTCGACCTGACTTTCAACATCCTGAAAGCGCAGATAACCCCCCGCAAGGAAGGATATCTCACCCTGGAGCTGGTCGGCAGTCAGGAAAACTGCGGCAAAGCCATCGCCTACCTCAAAGAACACGAAATTGCTGTCTCCCCCGTGGACCAGAGAATTTCACGCGATGAAGATTCCTGTATGCACTGCGGCATGTGTACCGCCATCTGCCCTGTGGACGCCCTGCATATGGACTGGGTTGCCCGTACTGTAACTTTTGACACCGAACGCTGTACTGCCTGCGGACTGTGCACCAAGGTATGTCCTGTGCGCGCCATGCATGTGGAAGTGGAAAACGGCCCCTGGTAG
- a CDS encoding PilZ domain-containing protein has translation MEKRSYSRVAASISGRFRLMSGTDDQPLYSGWSGASAKDAEQALQQAKLPDAMVQFLATMDAKLDAILGQMQRDTLREDFPFRLRVSQISGAGIRFFTQEELHEGSLLEVVLFLRQYPLSVASAAGRITRCSTHADALSDNAQNEYALEFTVINDSELEQVIGFVFDQERRIIRQHRWE, from the coding sequence ATGGAAAAACGTTCGTATTCCCGCGTTGCGGCAAGCATCTCCGGCAGGTTCCGGCTTATGTCCGGCACCGACGATCAGCCGCTTTATTCGGGCTGGTCCGGGGCTTCCGCCAAAGATGCGGAACAGGCGCTGCAGCAGGCAAAATTGCCAGATGCCATGGTTCAGTTTCTGGCAACCATGGATGCCAAACTGGATGCCATACTGGGGCAGATGCAGCGCGACACCCTGCGGGAGGATTTTCCTTTCCGCCTGCGCGTCAGTCAGATAAGCGGTGCGGGAATCCGTTTTTTCACGCAGGAAGAACTGCACGAAGGTTCGCTTCTTGAGGTGGTGCTGTTTCTCAGACAGTATCCGCTTTCGGTGGCATCCGCCGCCGGACGCATAACCCGCTGTTCAACGCACGCCGACGCGCTTTCAGACAATGCACAGAATGAATACGCGCTGGAATTCACAGTTATCAATGATTCCGAGCTGGAACAGGTAATAGGATTTGTTTTTGATCAGGAACGGCGCATTATCCGCCAGCACAGATGGGAATGA
- a CDS encoding protein phosphatase CheZ translates to MRTQEAILEQVMQNVTAQVADSIKDAIAQTIQNELTTNLTRALLEGEFYKKLNSDMRSGLQNIYQEISHAAKDKSVAPPSEAQTDKLFSEASEQLDEILTTTEQATDDIMDVVEQQLERQAEASALLDALEKEAPGDSITQLRAINSELADNLTTILTALSFQDITGQRIKKIITALQRIESTVFELYMSTGLIMKAYSETPDKEIEELEQEARQKMSELKGPTRDVSQSDIDDMLAQLGMD, encoded by the coding sequence ATGCGCACTCAGGAAGCCATCCTTGAACAGGTAATGCAGAATGTTACCGCCCAGGTAGCTGACAGCATCAAAGACGCAATAGCACAGACAATTCAGAACGAGCTGACAACAAATCTTACAAGAGCTCTGCTTGAGGGTGAGTTCTATAAAAAACTCAACTCAGACATGCGCAGCGGGCTGCAGAATATCTATCAGGAAATTTCCCACGCAGCCAAAGATAAAAGTGTCGCTCCTCCAAGCGAAGCACAGACCGACAAACTTTTCTCTGAAGCTTCCGAACAGTTGGACGAAATTCTGACAACAACCGAGCAGGCAACAGACGATATAATGGATGTTGTCGAGCAGCAGCTTGAAAGGCAGGCGGAAGCAAGCGCCCTGCTTGATGCTCTGGAGAAAGAAGCCCCCGGGGACTCCATAACGCAGTTACGTGCCATTAACAGCGAACTGGCAGACAATCTTACTACCATTCTGACAGCACTGAGCTTTCAGGACATTACGGGACAGCGCATCAAAAAAATAATCACGGCTCTGCAGCGCATAGAAAGTACTGTATTCGAACTTTATATGTCCACAGGGCTTATTATGAAGGCGTACAGTGAAACCCCCGATAAAGAGATTGAAGAACTGGAACAGGAAGCACGGCAGAAAATGTCGGAACTCAAAGGTCCCACAAGAGACGTTTCACAAAGCGATATAGACGACATGCTTGCCCAGTTGGGTATGGACTGA
- a CDS encoding NAD(P)/FAD-dependent oxidoreductase yields the protein MHTPLVIIGSGPAGLSSAIYTCRSGIDTIVFGSKPKVAGDYEIDNYFGFEETISGKELLGKGRAQAERFGARFKEDRVLSVHHNESGGFHIKTEHEEFDACAVILATGVGRVRPGISNLKDYEGKGVSYCVSCDGFFYKNRKVIVVGEGIYAANQALELLSYTPHVTIITQGKKSSITPEFQQRLSAAGITVSEQKIETLSGSPALSSVTLSDGTSLEAEGIFIAMGEASSLDFAYTLGLERSGVFLVADKEQKTNIPGIYAAGDCTGGFLQIAVAVGEGATAARSAIAHIKENCKG from the coding sequence ATGCATACCCCCCTAGTCATCATCGGTTCCGGCCCTGCCGGACTGTCTTCCGCCATCTACACCTGCAGATCCGGCATTGATACTATCGTATTCGGCTCAAAGCCCAAAGTTGCCGGAGATTATGAGATAGACAACTATTTCGGATTTGAAGAAACAATTTCCGGCAAAGAACTGCTGGGAAAAGGGCGGGCGCAGGCCGAGCGTTTCGGTGCCCGCTTTAAAGAAGACAGGGTGCTCTCTGTACATCATAACGAAAGCGGAGGCTTTCATATAAAAACTGAGCACGAAGAATTTGACGCATGCGCGGTCATTCTGGCCACCGGCGTGGGCAGAGTCCGTCCGGGCATAAGCAACCTGAAAGATTACGAGGGCAAAGGAGTATCCTACTGCGTAAGTTGTGACGGTTTTTTTTATAAAAACCGAAAAGTTATCGTAGTCGGAGAAGGCATCTACGCCGCCAATCAGGCTCTTGAACTCTTGTCGTATACGCCCCACGTAACCATAATCACGCAAGGGAAAAAATCGTCCATCACTCCGGAATTCCAGCAACGCCTTAGTGCTGCCGGCATAACCGTTTCAGAACAAAAAATCGAAACCCTTTCCGGCTCTCCGGCACTGTCATCCGTTACCTTGTCGGACGGGACAAGCCTTGAGGCCGAAGGTATTTTCATTGCCATGGGCGAAGCTTCTTCACTTGATTTTGCTTATACTCTGGGGCTGGAACGCAGCGGCGTCTTTCTGGTGGCAGACAAAGAACAAAAAACCAACATTCCCGGAATATACGCTGCAGGCGACTGCACAGGCGGTTTTTTGCAAATTGCAGTAGCAGTTGGCGAAGGAGCCACTGCTGCACGCTCGGCCATTGCTCACATCAAAGAAAATTGCAAAGGCTGA
- a CDS encoding DUF3450 domain-containing protein: MKPNCYLTSAALLLLMPLSVLAASPAADVIAETAKAIQAESAAQADYSRWADQKEALGAEIRDLKATDTWLDFQNEKYAAYINKQHEVIAELQRRKQEARRIQMELEPFLETIVDDLALFIQSDLPFLAEERAARVAFLRDSLGDYRLELSEKLRRVFEALHVEAEYGRTIEVAAQELTIEGEPRQVSLFRLGRTALYYTTGDGARAGMWNAATQTWQSLDQDTARTLHKAEEMAARKRAVELLQLPIGKVQ; encoded by the coding sequence ATGAAACCAAATTGTTATCTTACATCTGCCGCACTCCTGCTTCTTATGCCGTTATCGGTCTTGGCAGCTTCCCCTGCTGCTGATGTCATTGCCGAAACAGCCAAAGCAATACAGGCGGAATCAGCGGCACAGGCAGATTATTCCCGCTGGGCAGATCAAAAAGAAGCACTCGGCGCTGAAATCCGTGATCTGAAAGCCACAGACACATGGCTCGATTTTCAGAATGAGAAATACGCAGCCTATATCAATAAGCAGCATGAAGTAATTGCCGAACTCCAGCGAAGAAAACAGGAAGCCCGACGCATTCAGATGGAGCTGGAGCCTTTTCTGGAAACCATTGTCGATGACCTTGCCCTATTCATACAAAGCGACCTGCCCTTTCTGGCAGAAGAGCGGGCGGCAAGAGTGGCCTTTTTGCGCGACAGTCTGGGCGACTACAGGCTGGAGCTCAGCGAAAAGCTACGAAGAGTTTTTGAAGCTCTGCACGTTGAAGCAGAATACGGACGCACAATTGAAGTAGCTGCGCAGGAACTGACCATTGAAGGAGAGCCGAGGCAGGTTTCGCTTTTCCGCCTGGGCAGAACAGCACTCTACTACACCACGGGTGACGGTGCCCGGGCAGGCATGTGGAATGCTGCGACGCAGACATGGCAATCTCTCGATCAGGATACCGCCCGCACCCTGCACAAAGCTGAAGAAATGGCGGCGCGCAAACGTGCAGTTGAGCTTCTGCAACTACCCATCGGAAAGGTACAATGA
- a CDS encoding MotA/TolQ/ExbB proton channel family protein translates to MKYKILTLVTLLITASVPAHAQWSGAVAETRKLAAETRSEAAKTRDLITSEKKAVVNEKAQLEKVIAAKHKQHEELKARYEALLQQEARLKEELAQQAHELKTIDGTIRTSAKQARDYFHESLTTPEFPHREPVLSAILTPETFPGLEGIKNLLRLYMEEMSASGRVQLREGSFVNADGRTETARLLRIGTFTAAFKKQDGTAGFLRPLHEGSLLGAVPGNPGWTLGRGMRAYFEGESDTFPVDISNGAALARLEQDQKGIYEWLQTGGLLVWPIILVGIIALGLVIERFYTLGRLRGNSDRNMQTILSMIRARKWHECQEFCARASNFPTCRIIGHTLGYMGATREIIENAYQEAMLKELPVLERFLPTLSVLAAVAPLLGLLGTVTGMINTFQTITLYGTGDPRMMSGGISEALITTQLGLAVAVPIMILHHILERRVDALMGDMEEKGTSFTVALMQQGQIRQGESYGAAA, encoded by the coding sequence ATGAAATACAAAATACTCACACTGGTTACACTGCTGATAACCGCCAGCGTGCCGGCACACGCCCAGTGGTCCGGTGCGGTGGCTGAAACCCGCAAACTGGCTGCGGAAACCCGCTCAGAGGCAGCCAAAACCCGCGACCTGATAACATCGGAAAAAAAAGCTGTGGTGAACGAAAAAGCGCAGCTTGAAAAAGTGATTGCCGCCAAGCACAAGCAGCACGAAGAGCTTAAAGCCAGATACGAAGCTTTGCTGCAGCAGGAAGCCCGACTGAAAGAGGAGCTGGCGCAGCAGGCCCATGAACTGAAAACCATTGACGGCACCATCCGCACTTCAGCCAAGCAGGCCAGAGACTATTTTCACGAAAGCCTCACAACACCTGAATTTCCGCATCGTGAACCGGTGCTGAGCGCCATCCTGACTCCGGAAACCTTTCCCGGACTTGAAGGCATAAAAAATCTGCTGCGGCTTTATATGGAAGAGATGTCCGCCTCAGGACGTGTACAGCTTCGCGAAGGGTCTTTTGTCAATGCTGACGGACGCACAGAAACCGCCCGACTGCTGCGTATAGGCACATTCACAGCTGCCTTTAAAAAACAGGACGGCACTGCCGGATTTCTGCGTCCCCTGCATGAAGGTTCGTTACTGGGCGCTGTTCCGGGAAATCCCGGCTGGACGCTGGGACGCGGAATGCGGGCGTACTTTGAAGGCGAAAGCGATACCTTTCCGGTAGATATTTCCAACGGAGCGGCGCTGGCCAGGCTGGAGCAGGACCAGAAAGGAATATACGAGTGGCTCCAGACAGGCGGCCTACTGGTATGGCCCATCATTCTGGTGGGCATCATCGCGCTGGGCCTTGTTATTGAACGTTTTTACACACTGGGCAGGCTGCGCGGAAATTCTGACAGAAACATGCAGACCATACTGTCCATGATTCGTGCCAGAAAATGGCATGAGTGTCAGGAATTCTGCGCGAGGGCTTCCAATTTTCCCACATGCCGTATCATAGGACATACTCTGGGATATATGGGGGCAACCCGCGAGATTATTGAAAACGCTTATCAGGAAGCAATGCTCAAAGAGTTGCCTGTTCTGGAACGCTTTCTGCCCACACTCAGCGTGCTGGCAGCGGTGGCGCCGCTTCTGGGGCTTCTGGGTACCGTCACCGGCATGATCAACACCTTTCAGACAATCACACTGTACGGTACCGGCGACCCGCGCATGATGTCGGGCGGTATTTCAGAAGCATTGATCACCACTCAGCTGGGACTGGCCGTGGCCGTGCCCATCATGATTCTGCATCACATTCTGGAACGGCGGGTAGATGCTCTGATGGGCGACATGGAAGAAAAAGGAACAAGCTTTACTGTAGCACTGATGCAGCAGGGCCAGATACGACAGGGAGAATCATACGGTGCAGCTGCATGA
- a CDS encoding MotA/TolQ/ExbB proton channel family protein, which produces MQLHDYLEQVLVYFNAGGPTMVPIMAFSFAIWLIILLKSYWFITENRCEAAPADCLRTTPQEKCRCACWQREIADAYIQSKSDAPDLNRKLLHSLCVRQHAKTNRLIATLFILAAITPLLGLLGTVSGMISTFNVISQFGTGNARALASGISEALVTTQSGLVAAIPGLLMAAILARRADKMKKRMEMFCIGLQYETDSPMTSTHTAG; this is translated from the coding sequence GTGCAGCTGCATGATTATCTTGAACAGGTGCTGGTGTATTTTAATGCCGGAGGGCCGACTATGGTTCCTATCATGGCATTCTCGTTTGCCATCTGGCTTATAATATTACTCAAATCATACTGGTTCATTACCGAAAACCGCTGCGAGGCCGCGCCGGCGGACTGCCTGCGCACCACGCCGCAGGAAAAATGCAGATGCGCCTGCTGGCAACGGGAAATAGCTGATGCGTACATTCAGTCAAAAAGCGACGCCCCCGACCTGAACCGCAAACTGCTGCATAGTCTCTGTGTCAGGCAGCATGCAAAAACAAACAGGCTTATCGCCACGCTTTTTATTCTGGCAGCCATCACCCCCCTGCTGGGTCTGCTCGGCACAGTCTCCGGCATGATATCAACATTTAACGTCATATCCCAGTTCGGCACCGGCAACGCACGGGCCCTTGCCTCCGGCATATCAGAAGCCCTTGTAACCACGCAGAGCGGACTGGTGGCAGCTATTCCCGGTCTGCTCATGGCAGCCATACTGGCCCGCAGGGCAGACAAAATGAAAAAACGTATGGAAATGTTCTGCATAGGACTTCAGTACGAAACCGACAGCCCCATGACCTCAACCCACACGGCCGGTTAA
- a CDS encoding ExbD/TolR family protein, translating into MQSIRYTRAARNRRSEVNMTPLIDMVFILLIFFIVTTSFVRESGIDVNRPAAQSAETKEKANVILGLTSEGRIYVEGRTLDIRSVRAYMERFLAETPEGSVVIVADKQSMTGNAVQVLDQCRLAGVRNISIAAKKE; encoded by the coding sequence ATGCAAAGCATCCGCTATACCCGTGCCGCCCGCAACAGGCGCAGCGAAGTCAACATGACACCGCTTATTGATATGGTGTTCATCCTGCTGATTTTCTTCATTGTGACCACCAGTTTTGTGCGGGAATCCGGCATAGATGTAAATCGTCCTGCTGCCCAGTCGGCGGAAACCAAAGAAAAAGCGAACGTCATACTGGGGCTGACCAGCGAAGGCAGAATATATGTTGAAGGCAGAACGCTGGATATACGCTCCGTACGGGCGTACATGGAACGGTTTCTGGCGGAAACCCCCGAAGGATCAGTCGTTATTGTAGCCGATAAACAGAGCATGACGGGCAACGCGGTGCAGGTTCTCGACCAGTGCCGTCTGGCCGGAGTGCGCAACATCAGCATTGCGGCCAAAAAAGAATGA
- a CDS encoding energy transducer TonB — MIVRPIRHTGRLIAGAAGAVFMVGLLHVGILQLNRGGETTHPEEIHGAIRLAQQTDEPPVPEERAKTIKETPPPEKLPRTFSSKQTSRPQRPAMTQAPSFSAELHPSVKGGMVMPALSVAGATFTLAEVDTPPRVVRTVPLKYPLVAKRSNIEGYVIVNMLVTAEGKPEQLSIQAASPAGIFEESALEAARQSRFTPGKLNGQAVDTWVQQPFEFKVTQ; from the coding sequence ATGATTGTCAGGCCCATACGACACACCGGCAGACTGATTGCCGGAGCGGCAGGTGCCGTTTTCATGGTGGGACTGCTGCATGTGGGTATCCTGCAGCTTAACCGTGGCGGCGAGACAACCCATCCTGAAGAAATACACGGTGCCATCAGGTTGGCACAGCAGACAGACGAGCCGCCTGTCCCCGAAGAGCGGGCGAAAACCATAAAGGAAACCCCGCCGCCGGAAAAACTCCCCAGAACATTTTCATCGAAACAGACTTCGCGGCCGCAACGCCCCGCCATGACGCAGGCTCCGTCTTTTTCCGCAGAGCTGCATCCGTCCGTGAAAGGCGGCATGGTCATGCCCGCGCTGTCCGTGGCCGGAGCAACCTTTACCCTTGCCGAAGTGGATACGCCGCCGCGGGTGGTACGCACCGTACCCCTAAAGTACCCGCTTGTGGCCAAACGCAGCAACATTGAAGGCTATGTGATCGTAAACATGCTTGTGACTGCCGAGGGCAAACCCGAGCAACTGAGCATACAGGCCGCTTCTCCGGCAGGTATTTTTGAAGAATCTGCTCTTGAGGCAGCCCGGCAGTCGCGTTTCACTCCCGGAAAGCTCAACGGGCAGGCTGTTGACACATGGGTTCAGCAACCGTTTGAATTTAAAGTGACGCAATGA